A window of Miscanthus floridulus cultivar M001 chromosome 12, ASM1932011v1, whole genome shotgun sequence genomic DNA:
CACTGCTTGGACCTTGGCAGGATCCATGGCGACACCCGCAGCGGAGATGATGTGGCCGAGGTAGGAGATCGATTCGACCCCGAACGCGCACTTGGATCGCTTGATGAAGAGCTGATGCTGCTGGAGCGTGCTGAGGACGGCGCGCACGTGGCGAAGATGATCAGCTCATGACTCGCTGTAGATGAGGATATCGTCGAAGAAGACGAGGACGAAGCGGCGGAGGAAGGGGCGCAAAACGTCGTGCATGAGCGCCTAGAATGTTGTCGGCGCGTTgcagaggccgaacggcatgacgAGAAATTCGTAGAGGCCGTCGTGGGTGCGGAAGGCGGTCTTGGCGACGTCATCGGCGCGCATCCGAACCTGGTGGTAACCGGAGCGcaggtcgagcttggtgaagaagcgggcGTGGCGGAGCTCGTCCAGTAGTTCGTCGACCACTGGAATCGGGAACGCATCCTTGATTGTGATGGCGTTCAGGGCACGATAGTCCACGCAGAATCGCCAGGAGCCATCGGCCTTCCGGACCAAGAGAACCGGCGACGAGAACGCCGAGGAGCTGCGGCGAATGATGCCCTGGGCCATCATCGCGGTGCATTGGCCCTCCAATTCATCCTTGTGCGCGGCGGGGTAGCGGTACGACCGGACAGTCACCGAGGCGGATCCCGGCAGAAGGTTGATGCAGTGGTCGCGTGTGCGTGCCGGAGGCATGCCGGAGGGCTCGGCGAAGACAGGAGCAAACTCCTCAAGGATGGCGGTGAGGAGATCGGCGCCGATAAAGGCTGGAGCGCCGGGCCTTTGGGAGCCACCGTGCCGCACCAGCGCATCCGGCGGCCGCCACGCCAGAAGGACATGGTGAGGGCACCGAAATCCCACAGAATCGGGCCCAGCGTTGCTAGCCACTGGGTCCCCAGGACGACGTCGTACCCAGCCAACGGCAGGGCGTAGAAATCCGCGGTGAACTCCTCGTCATTGATGGAGAACGGCGCGTTGCGGAACACGTCGGGGCACTAGACGCGCTCGCCATTGGCCACTGTCACCCGCAGTTGTCCCTGGGTGATGGACGGGAGCGAGGCGCGGGCGGCCGCCTCCTCGGCGATGAAGTTGTGCGTCGAACCGGAGTCGAGCAGGGCGAGGAGGGAGGTGTCGCCCATCGTGAGACGCATCTGCATGGTTTCACTGGTGCGCACGCCAGCGATGGCATGGAGTGAGATCTGGGGCTCCCCTGGAGTGGCCTCGTCTGTCTTAGAGTCGTCGTCGTCCTTGGCCGCCGCCAAGTCGAAAAGGAAGATGCGTTGGCAGACGCGGTTGTGGCCTCGCCCAAACTTCTCGTTGCAATTGAAGTAGAGGCCTAGGCGGCAGCGCTCTTCCATCTCTGCCTGCGACAGGCGCTTGACCTGGCGGCCCTCGATGGTGACCGGCTGTGGCGCTGGTGCGGGCGCCGTGTTGGGCGCTGGGAGCGCCAGACAGGGTGGTGGCGCCGGTAGGAGGCCCCTCTGGTGATCACGCCCGGGTCGTGGTGGTGGCGCGGCCGCCACGCCACACTGCTCGCGGAGCTCCAACTTGCGGGCGAGGCTCATGGCGACAGCGAGGGACTGAGGGTTGTGGACCTCGACGTCGAGGCTAAGTGGCGGCTAGAGGCCCCCGGTGAAGAGTTGGACGCGTTGTTCCTCATCGAGGCGCCCGGCACGAGGGAGGAGCGCTTGAAAACGTTCCTGGTACTCCTCGATAGTGCCGGTGCGCTTGCACGAGGCCAATTCGTGGAGGGGATTGGAGCGCAGCGGTGGTCCGTAGCGGAGATGGAGAAGATCCTTGAAGCGGCGCCAGGAAGGGATGCCCTCGTCTGTCTGGACCTGGATGTACCACAGCTGGGCGCCCTCCTCCAAATTGTAGGAAGCCATCCACACTTTCTCTTCCTCCATGATCCTTTGTTGGTGGAAATAGGATTCGCACCGGTTAATGAAGATCAGCGGGTCAGACTTGCCGTCATAGCGCGGGAAGTCGAGCTTTTGGAACCGTGGCGGCCGATCTTGGTGGTGCTCCCCTGTCCCGGAGTGTGAGGAGGGTGACCCACCGCCCGGTGGTGGGCGCACGGCGTCCAGGCGCTGAATGGCCTGGGCGTTGGCCTCCACGGACGTCTGGAGCGTCCGGATGGACGCGACCAGGGAATCCAAGGTCGCCTACAAGGCGGCGTTGTTCACAGTGTTGTCACCCATGGCGTGGATGCGGCGTGGGGTGGGCGGCGCAGAGGAATTCCTGGgctctgataccaggttgtcaagggcgtcaATGCCCAAGACAGCGGGTCCTCGGCTACGGAGCTCGTAGCCTTGGCTGATAATGGCGTCGGGGTTGTTGCCCGGCTGCCCAATGGTGAAGGAGGTGAGATTAGGAAGAAGAGAGAGGATTAAGATTGGTAATTCTTGATTGATTCCCAAGAGTGGCAATTACATGGAATATATAGGCCCGTGGCCAGCTAATAAAAATGAAACAAACTCCTTTATTCTAGCAATATCTGATTCTAGCATTATCTGATTGCATGGCTGCATGCCTAAATCAGCTCCTAGATGCGTGGCCGGCGTCGGTACTGGACGCCCCACATGACATCGTCATTGCCACAAACTAGTGTGCCATATAGTCTGTAATTATTTTCGGTGTTAGGTTGGTGTCTGTTCAGCTCTGGGCAGTAAGCTATGGCTTAACAGCACTTGTAAAACTTCtcccctcttaatgaaaaatgtgccttaagtttcaaaaaaaaaatgaaaaatgtgCCTTGATAGACGGTCATGAAAAAAATGATGACTGTTGCATCTCATTGCCCTATAACGAACCAAGCAATAAACTTGTTGCTCATCTATTGATTCTCAGTTCTCAATATTGCATATGAGTTATGACAAATTATCAGTTCTACTAGAAGGCTAGGTGAAATAAGCAAACAATTAGTGTACTTCATTTCTAGAATCATGACTGGCATCACTGAAAAATCACCATTATGTTTCATGATGGCCACTACTCCTGTATTTATGTAAACACCAAGTGACCATTAGCTGCTCAATTTCTATGTTTGACCTCAATCCCCCCGAAATACCAAACTAGAATTAGCACCACGGAAACTTCTCTATGATCAGCAATTAGCATACTAATCCAACTTAATCCAATTCGTACAACAATCGCGATCGATTCTCAAAGGCCTAACCCAAAATTAACTAAAATATAGCAAACCCAAAGGGAAAATGGCTCTTTTTACCCACCGGTAGATATTGTAGTTGGGTTCCCGGTCGAAGACGTCGGGCAGGTCGTCCCGCAGCGTGCGCACCGCCGTCCCGAGGTTGAGGTAAAAATCCGACCTTTGCGGATCCCCGCCGCCCTTGCCCCGGTTCTTGGTCGCCGTGGACTTGGACGCTGGGTCTGCTGCCTGCTGCGGGGCGCTGAGTAGGAGAAGGAGACTGAGGTGGCCCGGGGCCGCGACCTGCGCAGCgccagagccggagccggagccttgGATCTTGCCACCGCCGTGGCCCGGCTGGGCGAGCTGGGGCTTGAGGAGGGGACTCGGGGGCAACTTGCATGACGGACCTGACGGCGTTGTGAGCTTGGGAAGGAGGAACGCCATGGCTCCCTGCTTCTTGCTTCCTTGCTCTTCGATTTCTCTGGTCTCCTCTGCTTCGTCTACGAGGCTCGGTGTCCCATGGAGAAGCTTCCAAATCCAATGGGGGATGCGTTCTTGGGGGCTTGCGTTCGTGTGTGTAGAGAAGGGGAAGGGGATTTGAGTGGCTCTGaataagcctgggcaaaatacccgatacccattacccgtacctaaATTACTCGAACCTGGAcctgaattacccgaacccgaggtacccgattctaaattcggatagcgattttgattacccgaaattagtttgggtaattcgggtaatatcccccggtacccaaactacccgaactacccaaagatttgttttgtctttgtattcatcatgtgttgttagctgaaccatttaacttatcactttattagaatataattctctctatttgaatgagtgacggtaatatattattctctacaaattgctattgaaattctatacaaattgctgctgaaattatgtatagatcgctactgaaatttagtgtagtttgttgttttctgtaaatttaggtatatcgggtaatacccgaacccgaacctgaATTAttgggtacccgaatttgcgggtagtgttttttcgagAGTAATATCGgatagcaatttttattacccgaattttaaattacccgaattacccgatcCGAAAAAATCGgctaacccgaacgcccaggctcaGCTCTGAAAGCTGCAGCGAAGCCAGTGGGAGGAAAGATTGAGTTATTGACTTGTTGTGAGTCACTGGTCCGACGTGGTGTAGTCtggtttttcttccttcttttccataTTCCGTTCTTAGCAAGCTGTTTCAGTCCCTCGCgataaaaaaaaaaagttgtttcAGTCCCTCTATTCTTCAAAGAAAGACGATCAAGgcaatcaaagaaagaaagagGATAATAAATCAACATGCTAAAAAGGGCAGTTTGTTGACAAGGGTCATGATAATAGTCTTTAGGAGATACTAGAAGAAGAATAAATCAACGATGGCTCTCCTTGTGAGGGAGAGGAAATATTCGTCTGTTGTGGACTCTTTCGTAGGCCGACAGTACCGACGCAGGGCCAGGCGTGCCGCTTCCAGCAGTGGCTAAGACGCCTCTAGTTGTTTTTAGAAGTCAATAAGTTAGGAGGATTTTTAGGATCTCAGtcttggtttgttaggaaagCACTTGAACTATAAATGTGGCTTAGAAAGGATGTAATCAGTTatcaaagaagaagagaacctcCCGAGCGGGTGGGGTTCCTCTTCGACAGTGGCTGCGTGCTGttctgccgctgccgccggcgaTAACTCCACCGCGCCTCGCTACCCTCTCCGTTCTAATTCCCAGTCTCAGCTCCTTCTCCATTCTCCCCTGCGTACTCCACGGCGGCAACGCCGTATCAATTTGGTATCAGAGACCATCCCTGGTGCATCGACTTCCATGTCCGGCACCATTCTTGATCCTGCGGCCATGGACGCAAAGCTCGATCGCATCTTGGGCCAACTCACCACCATCAACAACCGCCTCAATTCCCACGACTCTCGTCTAGCGCGCGTGGAGACCGGCGAGACCAACGACGGCAAGGGCGCCGGCGGGAACGACGACCACAGTGGCGATGACGATGTGGAGGACGACGCGCACGACATCGAGCGTAACCGCGCCTGGGCCTCGTTTCGCGACCGAGACCGCTTCGCCCGCGGCGCATTCGAGCGCGACTTCTCCAGCCGCGGCTACGACGATCGTGGCGGCCGCGGCCACGATGATCGCGGTGGGCGGGGTTATGAAAACCGCGGTGAGCGCTGCTACGAAGACTGCGGCGGCCGCGGCTACACCGACCGCGGCTTCGACGACTATGACGCCCGCGACTTCAGCCGGGGCGCCCGTGACTACGGACGAGCAGGCCGTGACCGTGACCAAGATCGCGACTACGACCGCGGTGGAGGCCGTTTCCTCGATCAACGTCGCGAGCCGCACAGGGCACCCAAAATTCTGTTTCCCACCTTCAATGGGGAGTCAGATCCATTGACCTGGCTCAATAAATGCGACAATTTCTTCCGCGGCCATCGTGTTCCAGAAGATGAGAAGGTGTGGATGGCATCCCTGCACCTCGACGGTACCGCGGTGGAGTGGTACTACCAGATGGAGCGCGACTTCGGCATGGTTCCGTGGCTGTGTTTCATGGACTTCGTCAACCTCCGTTTCGGGCCGTCGATCCGCACCAACTCGATCGCGGAGATCATGGCCTTGATCCGCACAGGCATCGTGGAGGACTATTCACGGCGCTTCCTGGCCCTACTCGTGCGTTGCGACGACCTCACCACGCGGACGGTGATTGACCTCTACACGGGAGGTTTGGGTCAGCCACTGGCCCACGACGTCGAGATGCAGCACCCCGCCAATCTTCAGAAGGCCATGAGCCTCGCGCGGGTGTTCGAGTTGCGCCAAGCGGAGGCCTCTGCTGTCAACAGTTCGGCGGCGCCTAAGGGCTCTAGCTGTCAGGCAATTGCGTCGGCCACCACTGCTGCCTCTGGCGCCATGGTGCAGGATGGCAAGACGGAGGGGTCGTGGCCACGCTTTCGCCGCCTCACGTCGGCGGAGATGCAGGAGAAACACCAAAGTGGGCAGTGCTATTTCTGCCCGGAGCCGTACAACAAGGATCATAAGTGCACCGCCAAGGG
This region includes:
- the LOC136497440 gene encoding uncharacterized protein; amino-acid sequence: MSLARKLELREQCGVAAAPPPRPGRDHQRGLLPAPPPCLALPAPNTAPAPAPQPVTIEGRQVKRLSQAEMEERCRLGLYFNCNEKFGRGHNRVCQRIFLFDLAAAKDDDDSKTDEATPGEPQISLHAIAGVRTSETMQMRLTMGDTSLLALLDSGSTHNFIAEEAAARASLPSITQGQLRVTVANGERV